ACGAATTGAGAAGTGAGGAAACGCTTAGcgcaaaggaaaaaaagggagaaagacatatgggggggggaggagggttATGGAGGCCCGCGGCTACGGTCccgctcccccccacccccggcctgCAGCCCGGCATATTACCCAGGATGCCCAGCCACCTTTGCCTGCgtattttctctctgcttgctgctgAGAGTCCGCGCTGAGGTTTCACAGAGTGTGCCAACACGGAAAGTTTTGCTCGCGCCATGGCGCAAATCACAAGGCAGCCCATTTTAGAGTACGAATACACAATCGGCGGGTACACTGAAGGTGCTATGGATGAAAACTGGGACACACTGAGCATGTCATGCACAGGCGGACACAGAAAATGGACACcaacacacaccaacaacaaGCTGTCTGAGTCGAAGCAGCCAGGCGAGGCGGGGGCGCGCACCCGGATGGCCCTAGCCCACCGCGGTCACAAACATCAAACTGGGGGAGCCCCGAAGGGCCCACCCCAGCAATTCCGGGCTCACCTCACGCCCCCGCCTGTCCAGCCTAGGATCGCTGGCTCTGGCGCTGGCCTCCGGCCGGTAACGACCCTCAGTGTGGCTCGGCACCACTTTTCTCCCTAAAGGGCATATACTTCTGCTACCCGAACCCTCGCAAaatcccctctcccacccccagggCAGAGTTGGGGTCCCTCCCTGGAACTTCTAGCAGGGTTTCCGGACCCCTCCTCCCTTGGTCAAGGACCAAGCCCCACCGGAAGGCCCTGCCACCCCCTCCCAGGGTGCCCGGGGCCGCCCTACAGCCCAGGGGCAGGAGCTGCCGCATTACCTAGAAGCAGCAGGCGGTGCGTACACATGTAgtccatcttctcctcctccagttGCTTGTCGATGAGCTTGCTGCGTTTCTTATCTGCGCGCTTCTGCTCTCGCATCTCAATGGCTTCTTTGCGCATCTGTTTGCGCCTCTCCTCGAAAGGATCCTTGGCCTTCCTCGGGCTGAGGGAACGGGATCTCTCGGAGAGACCGAAGCAGCTTCCAAAGGTTCTGGCGAAGAAGTTGCGCACTGGGTTGCATCCGACCGAGTGGCTCCGGGGCTGGCCGGGGCGGCGGTTTCGCCGCAGAAGCCACTGGAAGCAGCCGTTGGCCCCTTCTTCCGACTCATCACTAGAGGAGTCAATCTCGCAGATGACGGACGACGCCTCCTCGTACCTGCAGCAGCTTCGGCCACGCTCGTATTTGTCTGGCCAGGCGGATGGCCTCGGAGCAGGCCTCGGAGTAGGCGGATCAGCCACCTGGATCTCGGGGCTGGGGGGCCTAAGGTGGGCCCTGCTTGGGGCGGCAGGGATTGTTCTGCCGATAGCCATTGCTCGGGCGTCAGAGATTGAGTAGCCTGCAGCGACTGCCCGGGCAGCAGAGGCTGCCCGGGCGGCGGCAGCTGCGCGGGCAGGAAGGCATGCCTGGGCGGCGGGAGTAGCAGAGAGTGACCTGGCTCCCCAGACCAGAGGACCTGCATAGGCTGCCCTAGCGGCAGTTGCCCTAGCGGAGGCTGACATTGCTGGGGCTCCGGGGACTGCCCCGGCAGCTGGATGGGCTCTGGCAGTGGGGATTGGCCGGGGAGCGGGCTCCGGAGGGGTGATAGGGGCTGCCCGGGCGGCAGGCTCCGCCAGGGTGGCAGAGACTGCCGCGACTGCGGGCTCCACCTGAGCGGTAGGGGCTGCCCCGGAGGCAGACTCGGCCTTGGTGGCAGGGACTGCCTCGGAGGCTGGCTCGGCTGCTGGAACTCCGGCTGCTGGAACTCCGCTGGCTGCTCCGCCGTCGTCTTCAGGCTCGGCAGGGGTGGCTGGGGCGACCGGGGCTGCCCCTCCTTCAGGCTCAGCTCGGACAGCAGGGGCTGCTCCGACTTCTTGTTCAGAATCGGTCTGGAGATCCGTGGGTGTTGCTGGGGCCGGAGGAGATCCGCTGGTGGCGGCGGCGTCAGGTTCAGGTTCGGCAGCGACGGCTTGGGCAGCAGGGGCTGGCTTGGCATCCATGGCTTCTGGCTCGGCGAAGGATCCGTCTCTTCTCTCCGGAGAAGGGACTTTTCCTTCCTCCGCAGCTGCGGTGGTTGGGCTTCCTTCCATCTCGGCTGCTTCTCGCTCAACTGGGGGTCTCTCTGCGCACTCGCTCTTATCTGGGGCTCCGGAGACTTCGATGGGCGGGCCATCACTTGCGATTGGGGGGCCGTCCATATTGACAGTGGTGTCGTCGTCGACCCTAGTGGAGGCTCTGCCAATCTCAAGCGGGGGTCTGGAGATCTCCATTGGGGGGCTGTCGCATGCGAAGTTAGGAGGAGATCTGATAGCCTCGCTGAATGGTCTGTCAATGGCGCTGTGGACCCAGAGGGGAGGCGCGTTCTCGGCGGGAGCGAGGCTGAGCGCCCTCGGGACCGCGGCTGCCGGGAACTCGCCGCCAATGCCGATTTGTGGGATGACGCGGGGGAGTCCTGGGGGTGGGCTATCGCCCCCAAATTCTTCTCCCTCAAGCCCAAATGGCACAGATTCTTCCGGTGGAGGACTGTAGTCGTCTCGGAAGCCAGCGTTTGCAGATCTGAGGTTCCCGGGCTCCGAGGGAAGAGCTTTGACGACTCCTGCCTCCGGACCTCCTGGAGCAAGGTCTGGGACTTGCAAGCGCAACTGGCTCCGATCTTCCTGGGCAGGTTCGTTGAACTCAAATGGCATGGTTTCTTCTGGTGGGGGGCTGTAGGTTCCCAGGCCTGGGTTCTCACCACTGGGGGGCCTGGGCTCCAAAAGCGCTGGATTAAAGGCTTTGATGCCTGCTTGGGTCCCAGATGTTCCAAGCTGCTCCAAGGTGGGCCAGAAATCGTCGAGGCTGGACTGTTTGGTCTCAAATGGCATGGCTTCCTCTGGAGGTGGGCTGTAGTCTCCACCCACTCGGACCTCCTCGATGCCCTGGTTGAGGCCCTGGAACTCAGATTTGGAGACTTCAGGGGTTCCAAGGAC
This portion of the Microtus ochrogaster isolate Prairie Vole_2 linkage group LG8, MicOch1.0, whole genome shotgun sequence genome encodes:
- the LOC101995578 gene encoding guanine nucleotide-binding protein G(s) subunit alpha isoforms XLas isoform X1, which codes for MGMRNCLHGNNMPGQHNIPAEVGEQPEQEPLEAAGAAAPGAGPGPAEEMETEPSDNEPVADETSNEVLGTPEVSKSEFQGLNQGIEEVRVGGDYSPPPEEAMPFETKQSSLDDFWPTLEQLGTSGTQAGIKAFNPALLEPRPPSGENPGLGTYSPPPEETMPFEFNEPAQEDRSQLRLQVPDLAPGGPEAGVVKALPSEPGNLRSANAGFRDDYSPPPEESVPFGLEGEEFGGDSPPPGLPRVIPQIGIGGEFPAAAVPRALSLAPAENAPPLWVHSAIDRPFSEAIRSPPNFACDSPPMEISRPPLEIGRASTRVDDDTTVNMDGPPIASDGPPIEVSGAPDKSECAERPPVEREAAEMEGSPTTAAAEEGKVPSPERRDGSFAEPEAMDAKPAPAAQAVAAEPEPDAAATSGSPPAPATPTDLQTDSEQEVGAAPAVRAEPEGGAAPVAPATPAEPEDDGGAASGVPAAGVPAAEPASEAVPATKAESASGAAPTAQVEPAVAAVSATLAEPAARAAPITPPEPAPRPIPTARAHPAAGAVPGAPAMSASARATAARAAYAGPLVWGARSLSATPAAQACLPARAAAAARAASAARAVAAGYSISDARAMAIGRTIPAAPSRAHLRPPSPEIQVADPPTPRPAPRPSAWPDKYERGRSCCRYEEASSVICEIDSSSDESEEGANGCFQWLLRRNRRPGQPRSHSVGCNPVRNFFARTFGSCFGLSERSRSLSPRKAKDPFEERRKQMRKEAIEMREQKRADKKRSKLIDKQLEEEKMDYMCTHRLLLLGRKVVPSHTEGRYRPEASARASDPRLDRRGREVSPELLGWALRGSPSLMFVTAVG
- the LOC101995578 gene encoding guanine nucleotide-binding protein G(s) subunit alpha isoforms XLas isoform X6, which translates into the protein MGMRNCLHGNNMPGQHNIPAEVGEQPEQEPLEAAGAAAPGAGPGPAEEMETEPSDNEPVADETSNEVLGTPEVSKSEFQGLNQGIEEVRVGGDYSPPPEEAMPFETKQSSLDDFWPTLEQLGTSGTQAGIKAFNPALLEPRPPSGENPGLGTYSPPPEETMPFEFNEPAQEDRSQLRLQVPDLAPGGPEAGVVKALPSEPGNLRSANAGFRDDYSPPPEESVPFGLEGEEFGGDSPPPGLPRVIPQIGIGGEFPAAAVPRALSLAPAENAPPLWVHSAIDRPFSEAIRSPPNFACDSPPMEISRPPLEIGRASTRVDDDTTVNMDGPPIASDGPPIEVSGAPDKSECAERPPVEREAAEMEGSPTTAAAEEGKVPSPERRDGSFAEPEAMDAKPAPAAQAVAAEPEPDAAATSGSPPAPATPTDLQTDSEQEVGAAPAVRAEPEGGAAPVAPATPAEPEDDGGAASGVPAAGVPAAEPASEAVPATKAESASGAAPTAQVEPAVAAVSATLAEPAARAAPITPPEPAPRPIPTARAHPAAGAVPGAPAMSASARATAARAAYAGPLVWGARSLSATPAAQACLPARAAAAARAASAARAVAAGYSISDARAMAIGRTIPAAPSRAHLRPPSPEIQVADPPTPRPAPRPSAWPDKYERGRSCCRYEEASSVICEIDSSSDESEEGANGCFQWLLRRNRRPGQPRSHSVGCNPVRNFFARTFGSCFGLSERSRSLSPRKAKDPFEERRKQMRKEAIEMREQKRADKKRSKLIDKQLEEEKMDYMCTHRLLLLGAGESGKSTIVKQMRILHVNGFNGEGGEEDPQAARSNSDGEKATKVQDIKNNLKEAIETIVAAMSNLVPPVELANPENQFRVDYILSVMNVPNFDFPPEFYEHAKALWEDEGVRACYERSNEYQLIDCAQYFLDKIDVIKQADYVPSDQDLLRCRVLTSGIFETKFQVDKVNFHMFDVGGQRDERRKWIQCFNDVTAIIFVVASSSYNMVIREDNQTNRLQEALNLFKSIWNNRWLRTISVILFLNKQDLLAEKVLPGKSKIEDYFPEFARYTTPEDATPEPGEDPRVTRAKYFIRDEFLRISTASGDGRHYCYPHFTCAVDTENIRRVFNDCRDIIQRMHLRQYELL